TAGGTGAAGTTGTTAGATATGAACAAAACTTTGAAATAAAAGTATATAACATCATTCAAGAATTTATTAATAATATTTTAAAGCATAGTAAAGCAGAAAAAGCTATGATTAAATTAGATGAATCTGGTGGTCTCTTGTATCTAAGAATTTCAGATGATGGAATTGGTTTTGATAAAAATAAGATTATAAATAAAGATGGTCTTGGTTTAAATCAAATTGATGCAAGAATACAAATGATGGAAGGAGAGTTTCATATAGATTCTAGTAAAAAAAATGGAACTGTTATTAAAGTTGTTTTACCTATTTTAGAAAAAGAACCAATTAACCTCGTTTAGCAAGTTCTATAATTTCCATATTTTTTATCTCACCATTTTCTAACTCAAAACGCAACATGGTTCTTACTTTATGAAAACCATGATTTCCTGCAGCTCCTGGGTTTAAGTGTAGTAAGTTTAGTTTTTTATCAAACTGTACTTTTAAAATATGAGAATGCCCCGAAATAAATATTTTAGGCGGATTTTCTTTTATTGCTTCACGAATTCTTAAGTCGTATCTATTTGGGTAACCACCAATATGTGTCATCCAAACAGCTACTTTCTCAACCTCAAATTTAGCGTCTAAAGGAAATTCAGATCTTGCATCTGCACCATCAATATTACCAAAAACAGCACGTAAAGGTTTTATTTTTTTAATAGTATCTGTAACCTCCAAATTACCAATATCTCCTGCATGCCAAACTTCATCTGCCTGTTTTACAAACTTTAAAATTTGAGCATCCATAAAACTATGAGTATCGGATAATAATAATATTTTTTTCATGGAAACAAATAGTAAGAAAAGTTTAACGTCTCTATTTGTTTCAAATGTAATCATAACAAAATAAATTCCGTAATTTTGATGACTACAAAAAGCATATTTTTTTGAGGTATTTTATAGAACTTTCTTATAACGGAAAAAATTATCATGGTTGGCAAATTCAACCAGATGTTATTTCTGTACAAGAAAAATTAAACAAGGCAGTGAGTACTATTTTTCAAGAAAAAATAGAAGTTGTTGGAGCAGGAAGAACAGATACAGGAGTACA
The nucleotide sequence above comes from Polaribacter butkevichii. Encoded proteins:
- a CDS encoding metallophosphoesterase family protein, producing MKKILLLSDTHSFMDAQILKFVKQADEVWHAGDIGNLEVTDTIKKIKPLRAVFGNIDGADARSEFPLDAKFEVEKVAVWMTHIGGYPNRYDLRIREAIKENPPKIFISGHSHILKVQFDKKLNLLHLNPGAAGNHGFHKVRTMLRFELENGEIKNMEIIELAKRG